A genome region from Vulpes lagopus strain Blue_001 chromosome 7, ASM1834538v1, whole genome shotgun sequence includes the following:
- the BAP1 gene encoding ubiquitin carboxyl-terminal hydrolase BAP1: MNKGWLELESDPGLFTLLVEDFGVKGVQVEEIYDLQSKCQGPVYGFIFLFKWIEERRSRRKVSTLVDDTSVIDDDIVNNMFFAHQLIPNSCATHALLSVLLNCSSVDLGPTLSRMKDFTKGFSPESKGYAIGNAPELAKAHNSHARPEPRHLPEKQNGLSAVRTMEAFHFVSYVPITGRLFELDGLKVYPIDHGPWGEDEEWTDKARRVIMERIGLATAGEPYHDIRFNLMAVVPDRRIKYEARLHVLKVNRQTVLEALQQLIRVTQPELIQTHKSQEPQLPEESKPASSKSPLALDAGRATAASEGTHTDGVEEVAGSCSQAPTHSPPSKPKLVVKPPGSSLNGVPPNPTPIVQRLPAFLDNHNYAKSPMQEEEDLAAGVGRSRVPVRPPQQYSDDEDDYEDDEDDDVQNTNSAIRYKRKGPGKPGPLSGSGDGQLSVLQPNTINVLAEKLKESQKDLSIPLSIKTSSGAASPAVAVPTHSQPSPTPSNESTDTASEIGSAFNSPLRSPIRSANPTRPSSPVTSHISKVLFGEDDSLLRVDCIRYNRAVRDLGPVISTGLLHLAEDGVLSPLALTEGGKGSSPCSRPSQGSQGSSSPEEKEVVEAVDSREKPGLARPGEPLSGEKYSPKELLALLKCVEAEIANYEACLKEEVEKRKKFKIDDQRRTHNYDEFICTFISMLAQEGMLANLVEQNISVRRRQGVSIGRLHKQRKPDRRKRSRPYKAKRQ, from the exons AAAGGGGTGCAGGTGGAGGAGATCTATGACCTTCAGAGCAAATGTCAGGG CCCAGTGTATGGATTCATCTTCCTGTTCAAATGGATCGAAGAGCGCCGATCCCGTCGCAAGGTCTCTACCTTGGTGGATGATACGTCCGTGATTGATGATGATATTGTGAATAACATGTTCTTTGCCCATCAG CTGATCCCCAACTCTTGTGCCACTCATGCCCTGCTGAGTGTGCTCCTGAACTGCAGCAGTGTGGACCTGGGGCCCACCCTGAGTCGCATGAAGGACTTCACCAAAGGCTTCAGCCCAGAG agCAAAGGATATGCAATTGGCAATGCCCCAGAGTTGGCCAAGGCACATAATAGCCATGCCAG GCCAGAGCCACGCCACCTCCCCGAGAAGCAGAATGGCCTTAGTGCTGTGCGGACGATGGAGGCGTTCCACTTTGTCAGCTATGTGCCTATCACGGGCCGGCTTTTTGAACTGGATGGGCTGAAGGTCTACCCCATTGACCATG GGCCCTGGGGGGAGGATGAGGAGTGGACAGACAAGGCTCGGCGGGTCATCATGGAACGTATCGGCTTGGCCACTGCAGG ggagccctaccaTGACATCCGCTTCAACCTGATGGCGGTGGTGCCCGACCGCAGGATCAAGTATGAGGCCAGGCTGCACGTGCTGAAGGTGAACCGTCAGACAGTCCTGGAGGCCCTGCAGCAG CTGATCAGGGTAACACAGCCAGAGCTGATTCAGACCCACAAGTCTCAAGAGCCACAGCTGCCTGAGGAGTCCAAACCAGCCAGCAGCAAGTCCCCCCTGGCACTAGATGCAGGCAGGGCCACAGCAGCCTCCGAGGGCACTCACACAG ATGGTGTGGAGGAGGTAGCTGGTTCATGTTCTCAAGCCCCAACCCACAGCCCTCCCAGCAAACCCAAGCTGGTGGTGAAGCCTCCAGGGAGCAGCCTCAACGGGGTTCCTCCCAACCCCACTCCCATCGTTCAGCGGCTGCCGGCCTTCCTGGACAACCACAACTATGCCAAGTCCCCCATGCAG GAGGAGGAAGACCTGGCAGCAGGTGTGGGCCGCAGCCGAGTTCCAGTCCGCCCACCCCAGCAGTACTCTGATGATGAGGACGACTATGAGGATGATGAGGACGATGACGTGCAGAACACCAACTCTGCCATCAG GTACAAGAGGAAGGGTCCAGGGAAGCCAGGGCCACTGAGTGGCTCTGGAGACGGGCAGCTGTCGGTGCTGCAGCCCAACACCATCAACGTCTTGGCTGAGAAGCTCAAAGAGTCCCAGAAAGACCTCTCAATTCCTCTGTCCATCAAGACAAGCAGTGGGGCAGCAAGCCCAGCCGTGGCAGTCCCCACACACTCACAGCCCTCACCTACACCCAGCAACGAGAGCACAGACACAGCCTCCGAGATCGGCAGTGCTTTTAACTCACCATTGCGGTCTCCCATCCGCTCAGCCAACCCAACACGGCCCTCCAGCCCTGTCACCTCCCACATTTCCAAGGTGCTTTTTGGAGAGGATGACAGCCTGCTGCGTGTTGACTGCATCCGCTACAATCGTGCTGTTCGTGACTTGGGTCCTGTCATCAGCACGGGCCTGTTGCACCTCGCTGAGGACGGTGTACTGAGTCCCCTGGCGCTGACAG AGGGTGGGAAGGGTTCCTCACCCTGCAGCAGACCAAGCCAAGGCAGCCAGGGGTCCAGCAGCCCGGAAGAGAAGGAGGTAGTGGAAGCTGTGGACAGCAGAGAGAAGCCTGGGTTGGCCAGGCCTGGTGAGCCCTTGAGTGGGGAGAAGTACTCCCCCAAG GAGCTGCTGGCACTGCTGAAGTGTGTGGAAGCAGAGATTGCAAACTATGAGGCCTGCCTCAAGGAAGaagtggagaagaggaagaagttcAAG ATTGATGACCAGAGGCGGACCCACAACTACGATGAGTTCATCTGTACCTTCATCTCCATGCTGGCCCAGGAAG GCATGCTGGCCAACCTTGTGGAACAGAACATCTCCGTGCGGCGGCGCCAAGGGGTCAGCATCGGCCGGCTCCACAAGCAGCGGAAGCCCGACAGGCGGAAACGCTCGCGCCCTTACAAGGCCAAGCGCCAGTGA